The nucleotide window TCATCCACTGTTTGGTCCGGCGTATTGTTGGCTACCGTAGGCGCGTCGTTCACATTCGTAACAGTCAGGGTGAATGACGTAGCTACGGATTCTCCTGATGCATCGCTAGCCGTTGCGGTTATGGTACCACTGCCATTGTAATCGGCCGAAGGTGTCACCTGAACCCCTGTTTCTGATAGCTGCACGGCCACGTTTTCACCAAAATCATGAGAGACCGTGTAAGTAAGTTCATCGTCTTCAGGGTCGCTGAATACCGAATCAAGATCTACAATGACTGCTGATTCTTGATCTTCCAAAATAGAGAGTTCTCCTAGAGTTACGTTTATAATAGGAGCCTCATTGACGTTGATGACGTTGATGGTGAGGTTTACACTATCATTCAAATCATTTGCGGAGGCAAAAACTTCTAATTCATAAGCATTGTCGGCATTGGCATCTGTGGGATTTTCAAAATCAGGTGCCGCATTGAACATGATGGCTCCAGTCGCGTCGATGGAGAACAGGTCCGCATCATCCCCTTGAAGGGAATAAGTAACACTTGAATCGTTCGCTCCGTTATCGCCATCATTGGCATCAACATCCGCTACCGTAACGGAACTGTTTTCATCGTAGGAAATGTTACTGGCTTCTGATGTAGAGGCGTACTCTGCTACTGCGTCATTGACCCGGCCGAGTACGAGCATTTTAGACCCATTGGCATTGAAGAGTACTTCCGTAGGATTCGATACGTCCGCAGATACAGTTTGGGAAGCAGTAAAAGATGCTGTAGACACATCGTAAGCAGTAGTCAATGCGTATTCCACAATTTTGGAAGTCACTCGTCCAGGGACAAATATTTTTAAGCCGTCAGGGCTAAAGGTTACGCCAACAGGATCAGTCACTTCTCCGGCTACAGAGAACTCCTCGGTTGCTCCGGCATAAGTAGCGGAGGTCAAATCAAAAGCTGTACTCAGGTCAAATTCTACAATGCGATCGTCGTTGTTACCAATCATGTACATTTTGGTCCCGTCGTTATTAAAGGCCATGCCCGTTGGGAAGTTGTCATATGTACTCATGGAAAGCGTACTTGAGAATGTGGCCGTTGAAACATCGTATCCCGTGGCGAGGTTGTATTCCACAATCGACTTTCCCTGATCGCCAACAATGAACATTTTGGTGCCGTCATTACTGAATTTCACACCAAAGAGGCCAGTTTCACGGTCCTGAATAGAGAACCCATCGACATAGCTTGCTGTAGAAACATCGTATGCAGTAGCCAGTGTGTATTCATGAACCTGATCACGGTCTGACCCTGCCATGAACATTTTGGTTCCGTCTGAATTGAAAGCCAGCCCCCAGGGATTTGCATCTTGTGCTTGCACAGAAAATTCATCGGCATCACCCGTATGCTCATATTCAGTGATGTTGAAATTAGATCCAACCGGACTGGTGATCACTGGTGTGCCTTCATCGGTTACTGTGATGGTGAAATCTTTGCTGAAAGCACCACCTGTAGCATCTGTTGCCGTTACAGTGATCGAGTAGGAATTGGTCGTCTCAAAATCGAATGAAGCTGCGGAAAGGAGAAAGGAACCATTGATCGAGAAGCTTTCTGCATCCGTTCCGGAAATAGTAAACGTATGCGTCTCACTATCGACATCTGTCGCAGATAAAGTGCCTATTTCGGTGCCAATGGCTTCATTTTCTGCAATGGTTGATTCAGATAAGGCAATGTTGGTAGGGATTGCCCGCACATTTACGGTGAGCGCTAAGGTGGTAGTGTTTGTCCCCACTATGGCGTTGATATTGATCTCATAAATATTATTCGCATCCGCATCTACGGGAGCATCATACTCGGGAGTAGTAGCGAAGGTGATCACTCCATTTTCATCAATTGCGAACTCAGCTGCATCGTCACCAGACAGGCTGTAAGTGACGCTGGTATCATTGGCTCCGTTATCACCATCATTGGCGTCTACATCCAATACGGTAGCAGTGCTGCCTTCACTGAAATCTATGACATTGGTGGTAGAATTAGAGGTGTATTCCGCAACGGCATCATTGACACGTCCGAGTACCAACATTTTTGACCCATCTCCATTGAAAAGTACTTCCGTAGGGTTGGAAACATCAGCGGATACAGTTTGAGAAGCGGTGAAAGTTGCTGTAGATACATCGTAAGCTGTAGATAAGGCATATTCCGCGATTTTGGAGGTTACCCTTCCCGGGACAAACATCCTTGTTCCGTCAGGATTGAAAGTCACCCCAACCGGATCTGTCAGTTCACTTGAAACGGAAAATTCCTCTGACGATCCCGCATAGGTAGCAGAAGCCAGATCGAACGCTGTACTCAAGTCAAATTCGACAATGCGATCGTCGTTGTTTCCGATCATGTACATTTTGGTGCCAGCATCATTGAAGGCCATGCCTGTAGGGAAGTTGTCGTACGTACTCATCGCGAGTGTACTTGAAAAAGTAGCGGTGGACACATCATAACCTGTCGCCAGGGCGTATTCGACGATGGATTTTCCTTGATCTCCGACAATGAACATTTTGGTGCCATCGTTACTGAATTTTACGCCGAATAAGCCCGTTTCACGGTTCTGAACTGAAATACCATCGACATAAGTAGCAGTAGAAACATCATAGGCGGTGGATAGGGTATACTCATGTACCTGATCACTGTCCGATCCTGCCATGAACATCTTGGTCCCGTCTGAATTGAAAGCCAGACCCCAGGGGTTTGCGTCCTGTGCTTGCACGGAAAATTCGTCTGTATCCCCACTGTGTGAGTAATTTGAGATGTCGTAATGGGCGGACGCTACATTGGTGAATACCGGAGTTCCTTCATCTGTAACCGTGATGGAGAAGTCTTTGCTGAATGCGCCACCCGTTTCGTCGGTTGCTGTTACCGTGATTGAGTAAGAGTTAGTTGTTTCAAAATCGAATGATTCGGCAGAAAGGAGGGAAGACCCATCGATCGAGAAACTCGCAGCATCCGTTCCTGAAAGTGTGAAAGTATGTGATTGGCTGTCAGCATCGGTCGCGGACAGGGTGCCTATTGCTGTACCAGTGTCTTCATTTTCAGCGATGGTCGATGCAGATAAGGTAATGTCCGATGGTAATGCCTTAACGTTCACAACCAAAGGAACTGTTGTAGTTAAGGTCCCTGCAGTTGCATTCACGTCGATCTCATACACATTGTTCATGTCGCTATCTCCTGGGGTGTCGTAATCGGGAGTGGTAACAAAATCGATCTCCCCATTGGCACTGATGGTAAAGGCAGCGGCATCGTCACCGGTCAGGCTGTAGGTGACGCTCGTATCGTTGGCTCCGTTATCGCCATTGTTTGCGTCTACATCCAGCACTGTATCAGTGTTGCCTTCACTGTAGTTGACTGCATTGGCTGTAGCAGTAGAGTTGTATTCGGCAACGGCATCATTCACACGACCTAATACCAGCATTTTTGACCCGTCTCCATTGAACAATACTTCCGTAGGGTTGGAGACATCTGCAGTTACCGTTTGTGAGGCAGTGAAGGTAGCCGTTGAAATATCATAAGCTACAGTCAAGGCGTATGCTGCAATCTTGGAAGTCACACGACCAGGGACAAACATCTTCAAGCCATCCGGACTGAATGTCACGCCAACCGGGTCACTTAATTCACCTCCAACATTGAACTCTTCAGTGGCACCAGCATAGGTCGCGGAAGACAGGTTAAAAGCAGTACTAAGGCTGAATTCCACAATGCGATTGTCGTTGTTTCCGACCATGAACATTTTGGTGCCATCATCGTTGAAACCCAATCCAGTAGGGAAGTTGTCGTAAGTGCTCATCAAAAGAGAGCGGGTAAAAGTGGCCGTAGATACGTCAAAGCTTGTACCAAGCGCATACTCTAATACCGCTTTTCCCTGATCACCGACGGTAAACATCTTGGTGCCATCATTGCTGAATTTCACGCCAAAAAGGCCTGTTTCGCGGTTTTGAATAGAGAAGCCATCGACATAAGTAGCGGTAGAAACATCGTAGGCGGTAGTTAGGGTGTATTCATGTACCCGATCACTGTCCGATCCGGACATGAACATTTTGGTGCCATCTTCATTGAAGGCCAATCCCCAGGGATTAGCATCCTGTGCCGCTACGGAAAACTCATCTGCATCACCACTGTGTGAGTAATTGGAGATATCGTAGTGCACTACGGCTACATTGGTGAAGATAGGTGTGCCTTCGTCCGTTACTGTAATGGTAAAGTCCTTGCTAAATGCACCACCTGTTTCATCAGTCGCAGTTACAGTGATTGAGTACGAATTAGTGGTCTCAAAATCAAAAGAAGCTGCGGATAGGAGAGAAGTGCCATCGATAGAAAAGCTGGCGGCATCTGTTCCCGAAAGGGTAAAGGTGTGTGACTGACTGTCTGCGTCAGTAGCTGAAATTGTACCGACTTCTGTGCCAGCATCTTCATTTTCAGCAATGCTGCTATTGGATAAAGCAATGTCAGTAGGATTGGCACGAACGGTGACATTTACAGCAAGGTTTTCAGTTTGTCCATTAGCTGTAGCGTTGATGCCGAATTCATAGACATTATTTGTATCCGTATCTGATGGCGTGTCATAATCCGGAGACGTATTAAAGGTGACAACACCACTTTCGTCAATCGAAAATGAAGCTGCGTCATCTCCATCCAGGCCATAAGTGACACTGGAATCTGTAGCGCCACCATTACCGTCATTGGCATCCACATTAATTACCTGAGCGGTATTGCCTTCACTGAATTCCACCTCAGAAGTGCTCGCAGTTGAATTGTATTCTGCGATTGCATCATTCACACGACCCAGGACCAGCATTTTAGTGCCGTCGCCATTGAACAGTACTTCAGTAGGGTTGGAAACATCAGCGGATACAGTTTGAGAAGCGGTGAAAGTTGCTGTAGATACATCGTAAGCCGTAGATAAGGCATATTCCGCGATTTTGGACGTTACACGACCAGGGACAAACATTTTCATGCCGTCCGGACTGAATGTTACACCAACAGGATCAGTGAGCTCTCCCGCAATAGAAAATTCTTCCCCGGCCCCTGCATAGGCAGCACTAGACAGGTCGAAGGCCGTGCTTAAGCTGAATTCTACGATTCGGTCGTCATTGTTCCCAACCACGAACATCTTAGTCCCGTCATCGTTGAAACCCAGCCCCGTAGGGAAGTTGTCGTATGTGCTCATTGCAAGGGAACGGGTGAACGAAGCAGTAGAAACATCAAATCCTGTGCTAAGGGCATATTCCAGCACAGCTTTACCCTGATCACCTACGGTGAACATTTTGGTCCCATCATTGCTGAATTTCACACCAAAAAGTCCTGATTCACGATCGTTAATGGAAAAGCCATCCACGTAAGTGGCGGTAGAAACATCGTAGGCGGTAGTTAGGGTATACTCATGAACCTGATCTGTGTCTGATCCGGCCATGAACATCTTCGTACCATCTCCATTGAAGGCCAGCCCCCAGGGGTTAGCATCTTGAGATTGTACAGAGAACTCATCTGCATCTCCACTGTGTTCGTATTTGGAAATATCGTAATGAGTAATGGTAGGATTGGTGAATTCCTGCGAATGCAAGAGGTGGCCCCAACCCAGGAACAGTAGCATTAAGGCGATTGCGTACTTAGTTGGCGGTAATTTTTGTGTCATATCAAAACGATGGTTATTTGTCATCTGCCATTCAAATTTTGATAGGAACACCTATCCACTATTGGTGTAAACTTCCCAAATGGTGCTTAGAACTTCCGAACTTAGTAGTTCTGCATCAGCTGTAGGAACTCCTCCTTTTTGTCTTTGGATAAGCTGATGGTTTTTTCATTATCCATGATTATATAGCCGCCATCTTGCTGAACGTATTGTCGAAGAAATTTCAAGTTGACCAGGTAGGACCGATGCGGTTTGTAGAATTCGGAAATACCCGTCAAAGCTTCGATAAAGAACTTTAGGGGCTTGCTCACTAGTAGGGCTCCCTGATCGGTAGTCATCACATTGGTGTACATCCTGTCTGCCTCGAAATAGAGGATGTTGTCAAATTTGACAAAGAGGATTCCATTAGAAACAGGTAGACCAATTTTTCGAACTTTTGAGGCTTCTAAGGTGGATTTTAGTTCTTTCAGGCGTTGATTGATTTGAGAATTCCCCCTCATTTCAATGGCTTTTTCTACTGCCTTGGTCACTTGCTCAGCTCGCAATGGTTTTAGGAGGTAGTCTACTGCATTCAATTGGAAGGCCTTGATGGCGTAATCACTGTAAGCTGTGGTAAAAATGATTTCAAAATTGATATGATCAGGGGCAAAAAAATCAATGAGCTGGATCCCGAGGTAGCCAGGCATTTCGATATCCAGAAAAACCAGGTCAGGGGAAAATTCAGAAATCTTCCTTACACCTTCAGGTACGTTTTCAGCTTCCTCGATTGCAGTGATTTCGGGACAGTTTTCTTCGAGTAAAATCCGAAGTAATCGTCTTGCTTTGTCTTCGTCATCAATGATAATGGCTTTCATACCTAAACTACTGGAAATTTAAGGGATGCTGTCCCGAGTGTAAAATTGATGTGAATAAATGCAATCGCGCGGTTAATCATTCGGATCAGTTTCTCAAACTGCTCTTTGGACTTCCAAAATACATCAGTCATCTTCAATGGGGATACGAAGTTCAACCAATGTACCTACCGGCTGGCCAGATTCATCTTCCAGGTCGATGATCGTTTCTTCTATTTTTTCCTGCCTGCCGTAGTTTAACAAGTCAATCCTGTTTTTACTCGCCTTATGGCCGAAAGACTGGTGGTTGGGATTTCGCAATTGAAGGAGTTCCGTAGACTTCTTGCGACCTATGCCATTATCCTTGATGGTAACTACCAGTAAACTAGCTTCCTGATTCACTTCAATGGTCAGCCTTTTGTGCCGTGTGATATGGAGTAATCCATGTTTGAATGAATTTTCAACATAAGGTTGGATCATCAGCGAGGGGATTTCATGGTTGGTGTCGATCGGTTCATCCACTTTGATGTCGTAAGTCAGCTTGTTTTCAAACCGCAAACTCTCCAGTTCCACATAGAGGTTCAGTGCGAACAGTTCTTCCTTGAGGGTCACTACTTTCACCTGACTATGATGGAGATATACCCGCATCAGGTCTGCAAACTTACCCAGGTACTTACCCGCCAGGTTTTTTTCGTTGCTCATGATGTACTCCTGAATGGAGTTGAGGGCATTGAACACAAAATGAGGGTTCATTTGGGAACGCAGGGCTTTCAATTCGGAAGCGCGGTACTGTTTTTCCAGGTGCAGCCGTTTTTTAGTTTCCTGAAGTTC belongs to Cytophagales bacterium and includes:
- a CDS encoding cadherin domain-containing protein, producing MTQKLPPTKYAIALMLLFLGWGHLLHSQEFTNPTITHYDISKYEHSGDADEFSVQSQDANPWGLAFNGDGTKMFMAGSDTDQVHEYTLTTAYDVSTATYVDGFSINDRESGLFGVKFSNDGTKMFTVGDQGKAVLEYALSTGFDVSTASFTRSLAMSTYDNFPTGLGFNDDGTKMFVVGNNDDRIVEFSLSTAFDLSSAAYAGAGEEFSIAGELTDPVGVTFSPDGMKMFVPGRVTSKIAEYALSTAYDVSTATFTASQTVSADVSNPTEVLFNGDGTKMLVLGRVNDAIAEYNSTASTSEVEFSEGNTAQVINVDANDGNGGATDSSVTYGLDGDDAASFSIDESGVVTFNTSPDYDTPSDTDTNNVYEFGINATANGQTENLAVNVTVRANPTDIALSNSSIAENEDAGTEVGTISATDADSQSHTFTLSGTDAASFSIDGTSLLSAASFDFETTNSYSITVTATDETGGAFSKDFTITVTDEGTPIFTNVAVVHYDISNYSHSGDADEFSVAAQDANPWGLAFNEDGTKMFMSGSDSDRVHEYTLTTAYDVSTATYVDGFSIQNRETGLFGVKFSNDGTKMFTVGDQGKAVLEYALGTSFDVSTATFTRSLLMSTYDNFPTGLGFNDDGTKMFMVGNNDNRIVEFSLSTAFNLSSATYAGATEEFNVGGELSDPVGVTFSPDGLKMFVPGRVTSKIAAYALTVAYDISTATFTASQTVTADVSNPTEVLFNGDGSKMLVLGRVNDAVAEYNSTATANAVNYSEGNTDTVLDVDANNGDNGANDTSVTYSLTGDDAAAFTISANGEIDFVTTPDYDTPGDSDMNNVYEIDVNATAGTLTTTVPLVVNVKALPSDITLSASTIAENEDTGTAIGTLSATDADSQSHTFTLSGTDAASFSIDGSSLLSAESFDFETTNSYSITVTATDETGGAFSKDFSITVTDEGTPVFTNVASAHYDISNYSHSGDTDEFSVQAQDANPWGLAFNSDGTKMFMAGSDSDQVHEYTLSTAYDVSTATYVDGISVQNRETGLFGVKFSNDGTKMFIVGDQGKSIVEYALATGYDVSTATFSSTLAMSTYDNFPTGMAFNDAGTKMYMIGNNDDRIVEFDLSTAFDLASATYAGSSEEFSVSSELTDPVGVTFNPDGTRMFVPGRVTSKIAEYALSTAYDVSTATFTASQTVSADVSNPTEVLFNGDGSKMLVLGRVNDAVAEYTSNSTTNVIDFSEGSTATVLDVDANDGDNGANDTSVTYSLSGDDAAEFAIDENGVITFATTPEYDAPVDADANNIYEININAIVGTNTTTLALTVNVRAIPTNIALSESTIAENEAIGTEIGTLSATDVDSETHTFTISGTDAESFSINGSFLLSAASFDFETTNSYSITVTATDATGGAFSKDFTITVTDEGTPVITSPVGSNFNITEYEHTGDADEFSVQAQDANPWGLAFNSDGTKMFMAGSDRDQVHEYTLATAYDVSTASYVDGFSIQDRETGLFGVKFSNDGTKMFIVGDQGKSIVEYNLATGYDVSTATFSSTLSMSTYDNFPTGMAFNNDGTKMYMIGNNDDRIVEFDLSTAFDLTSATYAGATEEFSVAGEVTDPVGVTFSPDGLKIFVPGRVTSKIVEYALTTAYDVSTASFTASQTVSADVSNPTEVLFNANGSKMLVLGRVNDAVAEYASTSEASNISYDENSSVTVADVDANDGDNGANDSSVTYSLQGDDADLFSIDATGAIMFNAAPDFENPTDANADNAYELEVFASANDLNDSVNLTINVINVNEAPIINVTLGELSILEDQESAVIVDLDSVFSDPEDDELTYTVSHDFGENVAVQLSETGVQVTPSADYNGSGTITATASDASGESVATSFTLTVTNVNDAPTVANNTPDQTVDEDATDATIGLTDIFTDIDPSDSLTLSVTSLNTQLVTASLDEFTLTLSFLANANGTSSVVATATDKDGLFVNDTITVTVNAVNDAPSFSLGQTNIEVDQDFDEAVSIAIIPNNLPSNEADQVVTYTVTSEEPNVVKASIGENAVILTALANASGMQTFTLTANDGQEVNDQFSTTFSVTVNLVLSTGTVNNGIRIYPNPVAETLFFDATNVIQVQVLTMDGKLIKKQEVRDQLDVSQLAPGAYVIRVIDGAEITTARILKRK
- a CDS encoding LytTR family DNA-binding domain-containing protein, which produces MKAIIIDDEDKARRLLRILLEENCPEITAIEEAENVPEGVRKISEFSPDLVFLDIEMPGYLGIQLIDFFAPDHINFEIIFTTAYSDYAIKAFQLNAVDYLLKPLRAEQVTKAVEKAIEMRGNSQINQRLKELKSTLEASKVRKIGLPVSNGILFVKFDNILYFEADRMYTNVMTTDQGALLVSKPLKFFIEALTGISEFYKPHRSYLVNLKFLRQYVQQDGGYIIMDNEKTISLSKDKKEEFLQLMQNY